A part of Terriglobales bacterium genomic DNA contains:
- a CDS encoding cytochrome c maturation protein CcmE, with translation MRNRYIRFGLAITVILVALGYLAWTGVQESKSYYVTIKELNAMDNSRYSKRLRVAGNVVPGSIQRRGSHLEFTLQEEGRTLPVVYNGTEAPPDTFKDDSQALAEGQFGRDGVFHAKQIQAKCASKYAPQQQRAPGEPAKPASTGNNPQRANAAVPAAQGS, from the coding sequence ATGAGAAATCGATACATCCGTTTTGGGCTCGCTATTACTGTCATTCTCGTCGCCTTGGGCTACCTTGCGTGGACGGGAGTGCAGGAGAGTAAGAGCTACTACGTGACCATCAAAGAGTTAAATGCGATGGACAATAGCCGCTACAGCAAACGGCTGCGAGTGGCGGGCAACGTTGTGCCGGGTTCAATTCAGCGGCGGGGATCCCACCTGGAATTTACTTTGCAGGAAGAAGGGAGAACCTTGCCGGTGGTTTACAACGGAACCGAAGCTCCTCCCGATACCTTCAAGGATGATTCACAGGCGCTCGCTGAGGGCCAGTTTGGGCGGGATGGCGTTTTTCATGCCAAGCAGATTCAGGCTAAGTGTGCTTCGAAATACGCTCCTCAGCAACAGCGAGCCCCGGGAGAACCCGCAAAGCCGGCGTCGACTGGTAATAATCCGCAGAGGGCGAATGCCGCCGTTCCAGCAGCTCAGGGAAGCTGA